One Antarctobacter heliothermus DNA segment encodes these proteins:
- a CDS encoding tetratricopeptide repeat protein, with translation MTRLKTDLTKAILACGLLSLATPGFSQGAQEAAATCRDLAGPATAEAPVSKQAVSDYFRALRSARAACERAVIGADPDPEALFNVAVLMQTDGEHALALETFELAAEAGVAAARTKVGDYYNFGTGGVRPDIERAMSEYRAASEAGDLPAQATLAMMSGLGRGTARDFRQMITLLEQSADAGYHFAQLRLAAIYMQPNNIPRSLADELGLPDVVKAAEMLERASAQGNEDAAQALQTLYSEDGPVTDPAQRAALIRRSAQGGDAAAINALGFLYERGEGVDYDPEQAASLYVQALETGKVSVNEIRGTVSGRAVQWDRETALAFQRILQERGLYDGALDAKIGPGTLGAARGLAQ, from the coding sequence ATGACCCGTTTGAAAACAGATCTGACCAAGGCGATTCTTGCCTGTGGGTTGTTGTCATTGGCCACGCCTGGGTTTTCTCAAGGCGCGCAAGAGGCTGCCGCGACCTGTCGTGATCTCGCCGGACCGGCCACTGCAGAGGCGCCGGTCAGCAAGCAGGCGGTGTCGGATTACTTTCGGGCGTTGCGGTCGGCGCGGGCAGCGTGTGAGCGTGCGGTGATCGGGGCGGATCCTGATCCAGAGGCCTTGTTCAACGTGGCGGTGCTGATGCAGACGGATGGTGAACACGCGCTGGCGCTGGAGACGTTTGAACTGGCCGCTGAGGCGGGGGTTGCTGCGGCGCGGACCAAGGTGGGGGATTACTACAACTTTGGCACTGGCGGCGTGCGACCCGATATCGAGCGGGCGATGTCCGAGTATCGTGCCGCATCAGAGGCGGGGGATTTGCCCGCTCAAGCGACGCTGGCGATGATGAGCGGGCTGGGGCGTGGCACGGCGCGTGATTTCCGCCAGATGATCACCCTGCTGGAGCAGTCCGCCGACGCTGGCTATCATTTTGCTCAGCTTCGGCTGGCCGCCATCTACATGCAGCCCAACAATATCCCGCGCAGTCTGGCCGATGAACTGGGCCTGCCGGATGTGGTCAAGGCGGCAGAGATGTTGGAGAGAGCCTCGGCCCAAGGGAATGAGGATGCGGCGCAGGCGTTGCAGACCCTGTATTCTGAGGACGGGCCGGTGACGGACCCGGCTCAGCGGGCGGCCTTGATCCGGCGGTCGGCGCAGGGCGGCGATGCGGCCGCGATCAATGCCTTGGGGTTCCTGTATGAGCGCGGCGAGGGCGTGGACTATGACCCCGAGCAGGCCGCCTCGCTTTATGTTCAGGCATTGGAAACGGGCAAGGTTTCGGTCAATGAGATCCGCGGCACGGTGTCGGGCCGGGCGGTGCAATGGGATCGCGAGACGGCGCTGGCTTTTCAGCGGATCTTGCAGGAGCGTGGGCTGTATGATGGCGCATTGGATGCCAAGATTGGTCCCGGCACTTTGGGCGCGGCGCGGGGGCTGGCGCAGTAG
- a CDS encoding vWA domain-containing protein — protein sequence MFTPFFETLRKSGVPVTLREYLTFLEGLRAGLATYDVEAFYFLARSAMVKDERHLDRFDRAFATAFKGLDQITPEQVLEAVDLPEDWLRKQAEKHLTDEERAEIEALGGFDKLMETLKERLKEQQGRHQGGNKWIGTAGTSPFGAYGYNPEGIRIGQDKSRHKRAVKVWDKREFRNLDDSVELGTRNIKVALKRLRRWVRQGAEEELDLNGTIRATAEHGYLDVQTRPERHNAVKVLLFLDVGGSMDPFIRVVEELFSAARSEFKHLEHYYFHNCLYEGVWRDNARRYDQQTPTWEVLNTYGHDYKCIFVGDASMSPYEVAYPGGANEHWNAEAGQVWLQRARDQWHDHLWINPVPEKHWQYTQSIQMIREVFEDRMVPMTLQGIDRGMRLLG from the coding sequence ATGTTCACGCCCTTCTTTGAGACCCTCCGCAAATCCGGCGTCCCCGTCACGCTGCGCGAATACCTGACCTTTCTCGAAGGTCTGCGCGCCGGGCTGGCCACCTATGACGTCGAGGCGTTCTACTTTCTAGCCCGCAGCGCGATGGTCAAGGATGAGCGCCACCTCGACCGCTTTGACCGCGCCTTTGCGACCGCGTTCAAGGGGCTGGACCAGATCACCCCGGAACAGGTGCTAGAGGCGGTTGACCTGCCAGAGGACTGGCTGCGCAAGCAGGCCGAGAAACACCTGACGGACGAAGAGCGCGCCGAAATTGAGGCGCTCGGCGGTTTCGATAAGCTGATGGAGACGCTCAAAGAGCGGCTCAAAGAGCAACAAGGCCGCCATCAGGGCGGCAACAAGTGGATCGGCACCGCTGGCACCTCGCCCTTTGGCGCCTATGGTTACAACCCCGAAGGCATCCGCATTGGTCAGGACAAAAGCCGCCACAAACGCGCGGTCAAGGTCTGGGACAAACGCGAATTCCGCAACCTTGACGACAGCGTCGAGCTGGGCACCCGCAACATCAAGGTCGCGCTGAAACGCCTGCGCCGCTGGGTGCGCCAAGGTGCCGAAGAGGAACTGGACCTGAACGGCACCATCCGTGCCACCGCCGAACACGGGTATCTGGACGTCCAGACCCGGCCAGAGCGTCACAACGCGGTCAAGGTGCTGCTGTTTCTCGACGTCGGCGGCTCTATGGACCCGTTCATCCGTGTGGTCGAAGAGCTGTTTTCGGCCGCGCGGTCAGAGTTCAAGCACCTCGAACACTACTACTTTCACAACTGCCTTTATGAGGGCGTCTGGCGCGACAATGCCCGCCGCTATGATCAGCAGACCCCCACATGGGAGGTGCTGAACACCTACGGCCACGATTACAAATGCATCTTCGTCGGCGATGCCTCCATGTCGCCTTATGAGGTCGCTTATCCCGGCGGGGCAAACGAACACTGGAACGCCGAGGCCGGTCAGGTCTGGCTGCAACGCGCCCGCGACCAGTGGCACGATCACCTCTGGATCAACCCGGTGCCCGAAAAGCACTGGCAATACACCCAATCGATCCAGATGATCCGCGAGGTGTTCGAGGACCGCATGGTGCCGATGACGCTTCAGGGGATCGACCGTGGCATGCGGTTGCTGGGCTAA
- a CDS encoding apolipoprotein acyltransferase: MIVILGALLGAIIGGTTAKRRKGNWADIAQYAAGFAIAFGLLGFLVTIAIEKSLG; the protein is encoded by the coding sequence ATGATCGTGATCCTGGGGGCGCTTCTGGGCGCCATCATCGGCGGAACCACCGCCAAACGGCGCAAGGGCAACTGGGCGGATATCGCCCAATACGCGGCCGGCTTTGCCATCGCCTTTGGCCTCTTGGGTTTCCTCGTGACCATCGCCATCGAGAAATCGCTGGGCTGA
- a CDS encoding DUF2927 domain-containing protein encodes MRTTRRLLVPLYLMLGACMPVSPSDTAATRAAGVDGSSALPPMKSFAVPRPQAPVASNSDIARDFLDLAFTLESGRPLPVLTRFEAPISVRITGAPPSSLVPDLRRLIHRLRNEAGIDIALTDVPAANITVQAVSRSEIRSALPQAACFVVPNVSSLAEYRSKRRSREVSWTALRSRERLAIFLPNDSSPQEVRDCLHEELAQAIGPLNDLYRLPDSVFNDDNVHTVLTGYDMLILRAYYDPSLRNGMSRREVADRLPAILSRINPRGQGIAPKRLAKTPRVWIEAVETALGPGANPAQRRTAAIEALKVASAMGWTDHRRAFSHYAMGRLLQATDPQQAQDQFILAQRYFGRSPDTALHRAYVASQLAAYAISAGDPQGALAILTPHLDTAARHENAALLATLLMLRAEAMELSGRVTEGRNVRVDSLGWARYGFGSDWAVRAKLREIGALNPARQGQGTL; translated from the coding sequence ATGCGCACAACACGTCGACTGCTGGTCCCACTCTATCTCATGCTGGGCGCGTGTATGCCGGTGTCCCCGTCCGACACCGCCGCCACCCGCGCTGCGGGCGTTGACGGCTCCAGCGCGCTGCCGCCGATGAAAAGTTTTGCGGTCCCACGCCCGCAGGCCCCGGTTGCCTCGAACTCGGACATTGCGCGCGATTTCCTGGATCTTGCCTTTACGCTGGAATCCGGGCGACCCCTGCCGGTCCTGACCCGCTTTGAGGCCCCGATCTCCGTGCGCATTACCGGCGCGCCGCCGTCCTCTCTGGTCCCCGACCTGCGCCGCCTGATCCACCGCCTGCGCAATGAGGCCGGGATCGACATTGCCCTCACCGATGTCCCCGCCGCCAATATCACCGTGCAGGCTGTCAGCCGATCAGAGATCCGCAGCGCCTTGCCACAGGCCGCCTGTTTCGTGGTGCCCAACGTGTCCTCGCTGGCGGAATACCGCAGCAAGCGCCGCAGTCGAGAGGTCAGCTGGACCGCTCTGCGCTCACGCGAGCGACTGGCGATCTTCCTGCCCAACGACTCCTCACCGCAAGAGGTCCGCGACTGCCTGCATGAGGAACTTGCCCAGGCCATCGGCCCGTTGAATGACCTCTACCGCCTGCCCGACAGCGTGTTCAACGACGACAACGTGCATACCGTGCTGACCGGCTATGACATGCTGATCCTGCGCGCTTATTACGACCCGTCCCTACGCAACGGCATGTCCCGGCGCGAGGTCGCGGATCGGCTGCCCGCGATCCTGTCGCGGATCAACCCGCGCGGTCAGGGCATCGCCCCCAAACGGCTGGCCAAAACGCCCCGCGTCTGGATTGAGGCGGTGGAAACCGCGCTTGGCCCCGGCGCAAACCCGGCACAGCGCCGCACCGCCGCGATCGAGGCGCTCAAGGTCGCCTCGGCGATGGGTTGGACCGATCACCGCCGCGCCTTTTCGCACTACGCCATGGGTCGGCTGCTGCAAGCCACCGATCCGCAACAGGCACAGGACCAGTTCATTCTGGCACAGCGCTATTTCGGCCGCAGCCCGGACACCGCCCTGCACCGCGCCTATGTCGCCTCACAACTGGCCGCCTACGCGATCAGTGCGGGCGATCCGCAAGGCGCGCTGGCCATCCTGACCCCGCATCTGGACACCGCCGCGCGGCACGAAAACGCCGCCCTGCTGGCGACCCTCTTGATGCTGCGGGCCGAGGCGATGGAACTGTCCGGCCGCGTCACAGAGGGCCGCAACGTCCGGGTGGACTCGCTTGGCTGGGCGCGATACGGCTTCGGTTCTGATTGGGCGGTGCGCGCCAAGCTGCGCGAAATCGGCGCGCTCAACCCGGCAAGGCAGGGACAAGGGACGTTATGA
- a CDS encoding GNAT family N-acetyltransferase, producing MSQNTALTVRPLRAADEPAWRELWTAYLAFYESSVPEPVYVSTFARLLGDDPRDHNALVAESDGQLVGLTHYLFHRHGWKIEEVCYLQDLYATPDSRGSGVGRALIEGVYAAADAHGAPSVYWNTQHFNTTARRLYDRIGTLTPFIKYQRV from the coding sequence GTGTCCCAAAATACGGCTCTCACGGTGCGCCCCCTGCGTGCTGCGGACGAACCGGCGTGGCGAGAGCTCTGGACGGCCTATCTGGCCTTCTACGAATCCTCTGTCCCAGAGCCGGTCTATGTGTCCACCTTCGCCCGCCTTCTGGGCGATGATCCTCGCGACCATAATGCGCTGGTGGCCGAAAGTGACGGCCAGCTTGTGGGCCTGACGCATTACCTGTTTCACCGCCACGGCTGGAAAATCGAAGAGGTCTGTTACCTGCAGGATCTCTACGCCACCCCCGACAGCCGCGGCAGCGGCGTCGGACGCGCCTTGATCGAGGGCGTCTATGCCGCCGCCGATGCCCACGGCGCGCCGTCGGTCTACTGGAACACCCAGCATTTCAACACGACCGCGCGCCGCCTGTATGACCGGATTGGCACGCTCACACCCTTTATCAAGTACCAGAGGGTCTGA
- a CDS encoding AEC family transporter, whose amino-acid sequence MLQILTHDILPVFSMLALGFLLGRTAKVSREEAGAVNRVAFLILQPALIFPLISALDWSAFRFEALAAYAGAQVLLFGLAFTVCRVLFKRELLEAWLLAMAVIFVNTLLYIWPISFLIYGEAAALPVTAIVAWDSAISFAFFIVTTDLMANRGGGPGPAMKRIVSNPVLIAIALGLVVNLLGLTVPEPVLTAMGFAGAGAAPLTLFALGVILSSHALMPTRLIGTVAMLKLLAFPALVAGTVWLVAAPTDWQTLFTLTAAGPSGAMAFSLALLYRVRTDSIAPVIIWTSLLSLLSLAWLA is encoded by the coding sequence ATGCTCCAGATCCTCACTCATGACATTCTGCCGGTGTTTTCCATGCTGGCGCTTGGCTTTCTACTGGGCCGCACCGCCAAGGTCAGCCGGGAGGAGGCCGGGGCCGTCAACCGAGTCGCGTTCTTGATCCTGCAACCGGCGTTGATCTTTCCGCTGATCTCGGCGCTGGACTGGTCGGCCTTCCGGTTTGAGGCATTGGCTGCCTATGCCGGCGCGCAGGTGCTCCTGTTTGGATTGGCCTTTACCGTCTGCCGGGTGCTGTTCAAACGAGAACTGCTAGAGGCGTGGCTGCTGGCCATGGCGGTCATCTTTGTGAACACGCTGCTCTATATCTGGCCGATCAGCTTTCTGATCTACGGAGAGGCCGCCGCCCTGCCCGTCACCGCCATCGTAGCATGGGACTCGGCAATCAGTTTTGCCTTCTTCATCGTCACCACGGATCTTATGGCCAATCGCGGCGGCGGTCCGGGTCCGGCGATGAAACGGATCGTCTCCAATCCCGTGCTGATCGCCATCGCCCTTGGGCTGGTCGTCAACCTGCTGGGCCTGACCGTCCCCGAACCCGTCCTGACCGCAATGGGTTTTGCCGGGGCCGGGGCTGCACCGCTGACACTGTTTGCGCTGGGCGTCATCCTGTCCAGCCATGCGCTGATGCCCACCCGCCTGATCGGCACCGTGGCCATGCTCAAGCTGCTGGCGTTTCCGGCGTTGGTGGCCGGGACCGTCTGGTTGGTGGCTGCGCCGACCGACTGGCAAACGCTCTTTACCCTGACCGCGGCCGGGCCGTCAGGCGCGATGGCCTTTTCGCTGGCGTTGCTCTACCGCGTGCGCACCGACAGTATTGCACCGGTGATCATCTGGACCAGCCTGCTATCCCTGCTTTCGCTGGCCTGGCTGGCCTGA
- a CDS encoding AAA family ATPase, translated as MRFEGTKDYVATDDLTMAVNAAVTLERPLLVKGEPGTGKTELARQVARALNLPMMEWAVKSTTKAQQGLYEYDAVSRLRDSQLGDERVNDVANYIRKGKLWQAFDADGKVVLLIDEIDKADIEFPNDLLQELDKMEFHVYETGKTVRAKHRPIVIITSNNEKELPDAFLRRCFFHYIKFPDTETLRKIVEVHHPGIKPALLTTALTQFYELRDQPGLKKKPSTSEVLDWLKLLLAEDLDAEDLKRDGASALPRLHGALLKNEQDVHLFERLAFMARGQR; from the coding sequence ATGCGGTTCGAAGGCACCAAGGACTATGTCGCGACAGACGATCTGACCATGGCGGTTAACGCCGCCGTGACGCTGGAACGGCCGCTCTTGGTTAAAGGAGAGCCCGGCACCGGCAAGACAGAACTCGCCCGTCAGGTGGCGCGCGCGCTGAATCTGCCGATGATGGAATGGGCGGTCAAATCCACCACCAAGGCGCAACAGGGCCTCTATGAATACGACGCCGTTTCCCGCCTGCGCGACAGCCAACTGGGCGACGAGCGCGTCAACGATGTGGCCAATTATATCCGCAAGGGCAAGCTGTGGCAGGCCTTCGACGCGGACGGCAAGGTGGTCTTGTTGATTGATGAGATCGACAAGGCGGACATCGAGTTCCCCAACGACCTGTTGCAGGAACTCGATAAGATGGAATTCCACGTCTACGAGACCGGCAAGACCGTGCGGGCCAAACATCGCCCCATCGTCATCATCACCTCGAACAATGAAAAGGAACTGCCCGACGCCTTTTTGCGCCGCTGCTTCTTTCATTATATCAAATTCCCCGACACAGAGACCCTGCGCAAGATCGTCGAGGTACATCACCCCGGCATCAAACCCGCTCTGCTGACCACCGCACTGACCCAGTTTTATGAATTGCGCGACCAGCCGGGCCTGAAGAAAAAGCCCTCCACCTCCGAGGTGCTCGACTGGCTCAAGCTGCTACTGGCCGAGGATCTGGACGCCGAAGACCTCAAGCGCGACGGTGCCAGCGCCCTGCCCCGACTGCACGGCGCCTTGCTGAAAAATGAACAGGACGTGCACCTGTTCGAACGCCTCGCCTTTATGGCGCGCGGCCAACGCTGA
- the dksA gene encoding RNA polymerase-binding protein DksA, with translation MKPENFLPEDYRPAEDEPFMNERQTEYFRRKLLAWKAELMSDSRDTIEALQEGTRNIPDVTDRASEETDRALELRTRDRQRKLVNKIDQALRRIDEGEYGYCEVTGEPISLKRLDARPIATMSLEAQERHERREKVHRDD, from the coding sequence ATGAAACCCGAAAATTTTCTGCCCGAAGATTACCGTCCTGCCGAAGATGAACCATTCATGAACGAACGGCAGACGGAGTACTTTCGCCGCAAGCTTTTGGCTTGGAAGGCCGAGCTGATGTCAGACAGCCGCGATACGATCGAAGCGCTGCAGGAAGGCACGCGGAATATTCCCGATGTGACCGACCGCGCCAGCGAAGAAACCGATCGCGCGCTAGAACTGCGGACGCGCGACCGTCAGCGCAAACTGGTTAACAAGATCGACCAGGCGCTGCGTCGTATCGACGAAGGTGAATACGGCTATTGCGAAGTGACCGGTGAGCCGATCAGCCTGAAACGGCTGGACGCCCGTCCGATCGCCACTATGAGCCTTGAGGCGCAAGAGCGCCATGAGCGCCGCGAGAAAGTCCACCGCGACGATTGA
- a CDS encoding FAD-dependent monooxygenase gives MDLSGLNITIIGAGIGGLAVALALRARGAEVRILEQAEAIREVGAGIQISPNGLRVLQALDLGEGFRRISVRGRAVSLRNLRGGEVLRMDLAGLPEDHSYRFVHRADFVELLAARARAVGVRVRLLQNVRDVTPGASPRITLCNGDATCADLVIGADGLHSVLRPVLNGAAQPFFTGQVAWRAVVPNKVSHPAEARVHMGPGRHMVSYPLRGGDMVNLVAVQERSDWAAEGWSHRDDAANLRAAFAGFGGVVPGLLSGVENPGLWGLFRHPVARHWHGDHVALLGDAAHPTLPFLAQGANMALEDAWVLADALAGARDMAEGLATYQQRRRARVVKVIDAASGNAWKYHLRNPLVRGVAHLGLGVVGRLAPGAMMRSFDWLYGHDVTA, from the coding sequence ATGGATTTGTCGGGCCTCAACATCACGATCATCGGCGCCGGGATCGGCGGTTTGGCGGTGGCGCTTGCGTTGCGGGCGCGGGGCGCGGAAGTGCGCATTCTGGAACAGGCCGAGGCGATCCGCGAGGTGGGCGCCGGAATCCAGATCAGCCCCAATGGCCTGCGCGTTCTTCAGGCGCTGGATTTGGGCGAGGGGTTTCGCCGCATCTCGGTCCGGGGGCGCGCGGTGTCTCTGCGCAACCTGCGTGGGGGCGAGGTGCTGCGGATGGATCTTGCCGGTTTGCCCGAAGATCACAGCTATCGTTTTGTGCATCGCGCCGACTTTGTCGAGCTGCTGGCGGCGCGCGCCCGGGCGGTGGGCGTGCGGGTCCGGTTGTTGCAGAATGTGCGGGATGTGACACCGGGGGCGTCGCCGCGGATCACACTGTGCAACGGTGACGCCACCTGCGCCGATCTGGTGATTGGCGCGGACGGGCTGCATTCAGTGCTGCGTCCGGTGCTGAATGGCGCGGCGCAGCCGTTCTTTACCGGGCAGGTCGCGTGGCGGGCGGTGGTCCCGAACAAAGTCAGCCATCCGGCAGAGGCGCGGGTCCACATGGGCCCCGGTCGGCACATGGTGAGCTATCCGTTGCGCGGCGGCGACATGGTGAACCTTGTCGCGGTGCAAGAGCGCAGCGACTGGGCCGCCGAAGGGTGGAGCCATCGGGACGATGCTGCCAATCTGCGCGCCGCTTTTGCCGGGTTTGGTGGCGTGGTGCCGGGATTGCTGTCGGGGGTGGAAAACCCCGGCCTTTGGGGGCTGTTTCGACATCCCGTCGCGCGGCATTGGCACGGCGATCATGTGGCGCTGCTGGGCGATGCGGCGCATCCGACGCTGCCGTTTCTGGCGCAGGGCGCAAACATGGCGCTGGAGGATGCCTGGGTGCTGGCGGATGCTTTGGCAGGGGCGCGGGACATGGCCGAGGGGCTGGCCACCTATCAGCAGCGGCGGCGCGCCCGCGTGGTCAAGGTGATCGACGCGGCCAGTGGCAACGCGTGGAAATACCACCTGCGCAATCCGCTGGTGCGCGGTGTGGCGCATCTGGGGCTGGGTGTGGTTGGCCGCTTGGCCCCCGGTGCGATGATGCGCAGTTTCGACTGGCTGTACGGGCATGATGTGACCGCCTGA
- a CDS encoding XdhC family protein translates to MDTVDAIPEQALAWHQSGEGAVLATVVQTWGSAPRRVGSQLAISGTGQIVGSVSGGCVEGAVIVEALEALETGELRELEFGVSDDDAFAVGLACGGTIRVLVEPVGAVMPELLLQDLVAARAARTPVAYVVDLDRSDRWLDHTGFQDRFRMDRSGFEPDSRVFVGIHNPPLRLVVVGAVHIAQALLPMARIAGYDPAVIDPREAFASAARFPDTQLLHDWPDEAVEKLGLDTRTALVLLTHDPKLDDPALEKALRSGCFYIGALGSTRTHAKRATRLSEAGFTKAEIGRIHAPIGLDIGAASPAEIAVSVIAQMTQVLRQGDRR, encoded by the coding sequence ATGGATACGGTTGACGCGATACCCGAACAGGCGCTGGCGTGGCACCAGTCCGGCGAAGGGGCCGTTCTGGCGACGGTGGTGCAGACATGGGGCTCTGCCCCCCGTCGCGTGGGCAGCCAGTTGGCGATTTCTGGCACTGGCCAGATCGTGGGATCGGTCTCTGGTGGCTGTGTCGAGGGCGCGGTGATTGTCGAGGCGCTGGAGGCGTTGGAAACCGGAGAGCTGCGCGAGTTGGAGTTTGGTGTTTCCGACGACGATGCGTTTGCCGTGGGTCTGGCCTGTGGCGGCACCATCCGGGTGCTGGTGGAACCTGTGGGCGCGGTGATGCCCGAACTGCTGTTGCAGGATTTGGTAGCGGCGCGGGCGGCGCGCACGCCGGTGGCCTATGTGGTGGATCTGGACCGCAGCGACCGCTGGCTGGATCACACCGGGTTTCAGGATCGGTTCCGCATGGATCGCTCTGGCTTTGAACCGGACAGCCGCGTGTTTGTCGGCATCCACAACCCGCCCTTGCGGCTGGTGGTGGTGGGGGCCGTGCATATCGCCCAAGCCCTGCTGCCGATGGCGCGGATCGCGGGTTATGATCCGGCGGTGATCGACCCGCGTGAGGCCTTTGCCTCTGCAGCGCGGTTTCCGGACACGCAATTGCTGCACGATTGGCCGGATGAGGCGGTCGAAAAGCTGGGTCTGGACACGCGCACTGCGCTGGTGCTGCTGACCCATGATCCCAAGCTGGACGATCCGGCGCTGGAAAAGGCGCTGCGGTCGGGGTGTTTCTATATCGGCGCGCTGGGGTCGACGCGGACCCATGCGAAACGGGCCACGCGGTTGAGCGAGGCGGGATTTACCAAAGCTGAAATCGGGCGCATCCATGCGCCGATTGGGTTGGACATCGGGGCCGCCAGCCCGGCAGAGATCGCGGTGTCGGTGATCGCCCAGATGACTCAGGTGCTGCGACAGGGCGACAGGCGATGA